A window of the Thermodesulforhabdus norvegica genome harbors these coding sequences:
- a CDS encoding uracil-xanthine permease family protein, which translates to MKEKTSTGKKEAGFLYGVDERPPWALLFFYGLQWFFMLFPALLTAVTLCDHAFSFSTDDRIRFVQLTFIISGAFTIVQSLWGHGYPVLEGPATAHLLTVLFLAPLGVSSVQGGMVFCGAVLSLWALILRTSQVRRFFTPNVVVVILMLIAFSLLPHLIADLTGQNGPSGRPGWVTFSASLLVVLGTALLSERMKGYFRSFAMLVGIVGGTFIFLILDLIPKGESDFAPFLLLPGLWTDVNMRFPPMALVSCLVSYAAVVVNTMGSLAGLASVLSERESSLNKRLRRCLFLNGLSGIVCGITGTVGLVSYGISPGMVAMQRVASRYVATTCGVIALVLGFLPRIAFLCSLVPPAVVAAVLCAALGSQVAAAFKMARENYRAVRDTTVIGISVVVGLLVALMPERIAMEAPGWIRLFLKNSLVSGILVALLLEHLVVKSGES; encoded by the coding sequence TTGAAAGAAAAGACCTCGACGGGCAAAAAGGAAGCCGGCTTTCTTTACGGTGTTGATGAGCGTCCACCTTGGGCGCTTCTTTTCTTTTACGGTCTGCAGTGGTTCTTTATGCTTTTCCCTGCCCTTCTTACGGCGGTTACTCTATGCGACCATGCTTTTTCCTTTTCCACCGATGATCGTATCAGGTTCGTTCAGTTGACCTTCATAATTTCCGGCGCCTTTACCATCGTTCAGAGCCTCTGGGGTCACGGATACCCTGTGCTGGAAGGGCCTGCTACGGCGCACCTTTTGACTGTGCTGTTCCTTGCTCCCCTCGGGGTTTCATCGGTTCAAGGAGGGATGGTTTTTTGTGGTGCAGTGTTGAGTCTATGGGCCCTGATTTTACGAACCTCACAGGTACGGCGGTTCTTTACGCCCAACGTCGTGGTGGTAATACTTATGCTCATTGCTTTTTCTTTGCTTCCTCATCTGATAGCCGACCTGACGGGTCAGAACGGACCCTCTGGACGCCCGGGATGGGTTACTTTCTCGGCGTCGCTACTGGTAGTTTTGGGCACGGCATTGTTATCCGAACGGATGAAGGGTTATTTTAGAAGCTTTGCCATGCTTGTGGGTATTGTCGGGGGGACTTTCATTTTTCTTATTCTGGACCTCATCCCGAAAGGGGAATCCGATTTTGCGCCTTTTTTGCTCTTACCGGGCCTGTGGACGGATGTAAACATGCGATTCCCGCCTATGGCCCTGGTATCCTGCCTGGTCTCCTATGCTGCCGTTGTCGTAAACACCATGGGCAGTCTTGCAGGGCTTGCCTCGGTGCTTTCCGAAAGGGAATCGTCTCTTAATAAGCGTTTGCGTCGCTGTCTATTTTTGAACGGTCTTTCGGGTATTGTGTGCGGTATTACGGGGACCGTAGGGCTGGTAAGCTACGGTATAAGCCCCGGCATGGTTGCCATGCAAAGGGTGGCCTCACGATACGTTGCCACAACCTGCGGTGTTATTGCTCTCGTGCTCGGCTTCTTGCCGAGGATAGCTTTCCTGTGTTCTCTTGTGCCTCCTGCGGTGGTTGCAGCAGTCCTCTGCGCAGCCCTGGGATCTCAGGTCGCGGCGGCTTTTAAAATGGCCCGGGAAAATTACAGGGCCGTTAGGGATACCACCGTCATAGGGATTTCCGTGGTGGTAGGGCTTCTTGTTGCACTGATGCCCGAGAGGATTGCTATGGAAGCTCCCGGCTGGATCCGGCTTTTTTTGAAAAACAGCCTTGTTTCAGGTATCCTTGTGGCGCTACTACTGGAACATCTGGTCGTGAAATCGGGAGAAAGCTAA
- a CDS encoding NUDIX domain-containing protein — protein sequence MKSVRCPNCGFTVHVYRNPFLTVDCIIVNHRNEILLIERKNPPYGWALPGGFVDYGESLEDAVRREIKEETGLELHTLNQFRAYSDPARDPRHHTVTVVFWTEMEADPVAGDDAARCAFFPLDNLPSPIAFDHGKIIEEFRSWKKLS from the coding sequence ATGAAAAGCGTCAGATGCCCGAACTGCGGTTTTACCGTGCATGTATATCGTAATCCTTTTCTTACCGTTGACTGCATTATAGTGAACCACAGAAATGAGATCCTTCTCATTGAAAGAAAAAACCCCCCTTATGGGTGGGCTCTCCCGGGTGGATTTGTGGATTACGGAGAAAGCCTTGAAGATGCCGTCAGGCGAGAAATCAAGGAGGAAACCGGTCTGGAATTGCACACCCTTAACCAGTTCAGAGCCTACTCCGATCCTGCCAGAGATCCCAGGCATCATACTGTAACGGTTGTTTTCTGGACTGAGATGGAGGCCGATCCCGTGGCGGGTGACGACGCGGCAAGGTGCGCCTTCTTCCCGCTGGATAATCTGCCATCACCTATTGCCTTCGATCACGGAAAGATTATCGAGGAGTTCAGGTCATGGAAGAAACTCTCTTGA
- the fdhD gene encoding formate dehydrogenase accessory sulfurtransferase FdhD, protein MEETLLIDQTPEDEPSAEVDVLICKKGDLCLGTRQWIVEETPVTLYFNGDQMITLMCAGKHLDELAVGFFIGEGWIRDRKKLQGVSVDSERGVVDVKYEGDVGSRDKFWLKRAITSGCAKGSVFCDVLDELLSKPVNSEVSVRPDQIWQLMESLNRFSSTYKRTHGVHNCILATTDDVIYYRYDIGRHNALDMIIGRAFMDDMSLSDKLFITTGRLTSEVIIKAAQVGIPIVASRHAATKLAVDLAETLNLTLIGYVRGSSMTVYAGKDRLILEKW, encoded by the coding sequence ATGGAAGAAACTCTCTTGATTGACCAGACTCCGGAAGATGAGCCTTCCGCTGAAGTTGATGTCTTGATCTGTAAGAAAGGTGATCTGTGTTTGGGAACGCGCCAGTGGATAGTGGAGGAAACTCCGGTTACCCTGTATTTCAACGGGGATCAGATGATCACATTGATGTGTGCGGGAAAACATCTTGATGAGCTTGCCGTAGGGTTTTTTATCGGTGAGGGATGGATAAGAGATCGCAAGAAGCTTCAGGGTGTTTCTGTGGATTCTGAGCGAGGTGTGGTGGACGTGAAATACGAAGGGGATGTGGGCTCAAGGGATAAGTTCTGGTTGAAAAGGGCTATAACCTCCGGATGTGCCAAAGGTAGCGTTTTTTGTGATGTCCTTGATGAGCTTCTTTCAAAACCTGTTAATTCGGAAGTGTCGGTCAGGCCCGATCAGATCTGGCAACTTATGGAATCTCTGAATAGGTTCAGCAGTACTTACAAGCGTACCCATGGTGTTCACAATTGCATTCTGGCAACCACTGATGATGTAATCTACTATAGATACGACATAGGCCGCCACAACGCTCTTGATATGATCATAGGTAGAGCGTTTATGGATGATATGTCCCTTTCCGATAAGCTCTTTATAACAACGGGCCGTCTGACTTCTGAGGTTATCATAAAAGCCGCACAGGTGGGAATCCCCATTGTGGCCAGCAGACATGCTGCCACGAAGCTTGCCGTTGATCTGGCCGAGACCCTGAACCTGACGCTGATAGGCTACGTTCGGGGAAGCAGTATGACCGTCTATGCCGGGAAAGATCGACTCATACTGGAAAAATGGTAG
- a CDS encoding PilZ domain-containing protein, with the protein MKQNRRFTRTTIPGVKVVMKTTEGKAIEALLRNISLCGVSVVTDDLLPVGAKVEVEIIREPSGSRKSPKHPIQGHIVRHTSNGMAVEFAKMDVDQFSYLKELIASRLGKSPVLQEITDFLQKKDTARTE; encoded by the coding sequence ATGAAACAAAACAGGCGTTTCACGAGAACAACCATACCGGGCGTAAAGGTGGTCATGAAGACCACCGAAGGTAAGGCTATTGAGGCGCTCCTTCGCAATATAAGCCTCTGCGGTGTGAGTGTAGTCACCGACGATCTTTTACCGGTGGGCGCCAAAGTGGAGGTTGAAATCATCAGGGAACCTTCGGGATCTCGGAAATCACCGAAACACCCCATTCAGGGACACATTGTACGCCACACCAGTAACGGCATGGCCGTTGAGTTTGCAAAAATGGACGTGGATCAATTTTCTTATCTTAAGGAACTAATAGCCTCCAGGCTGGGTAAGTCCCCTGTGCTCCAGGAAATCACGGATTTTCTTCAAAAAAAGGATACAGCCAGAACAGAATAA
- a CDS encoding PilZ domain-containing protein — MEQKDRRRFSRVRFQAEAVVSLRPHNVTTTGRIRDLSLKGMYVSTEKSFPQGSGVDVTILARTPAAELTLKLDGRVLRSEPEGMALEFSKMDLDTFIHLKNIIALNSGDLDKVVKEFHDFIKNKTRGQAQ; from the coding sequence ATGGAACAAAAAGATAGAAGGCGTTTTTCCAGAGTCCGTTTTCAGGCGGAAGCGGTGGTTTCTCTTCGTCCTCATAACGTTACAACCACCGGCAGAATAAGAGATTTGAGTCTTAAGGGAATGTACGTATCCACCGAAAAGTCCTTTCCCCAGGGTTCCGGGGTTGACGTAACAATTCTGGCAAGAACGCCTGCGGCAGAATTAACTCTAAAACTTGACGGCAGGGTTTTGCGTTCGGAACCTGAAGGGATGGCTCTTGAGTTTTCGAAAATGGACCTGGATACGTTTATACATTTGAAAAATATTATTGCTTTAAACTCCGGAGATCTCGATAAGGTCGTGAAAGAATTTCACGACTTCATAAAGAATAAAACCCGGGGGCAGGCACAATGA
- the gltX gene encoding glutamate--tRNA ligase, with protein MAKVVTRFAPSPTGYLHIGGARTALFNWLFARHNNGTFILRIENTDTQRSTQEYTQSILEALTWLGLNWDEGPYFQTDRLDIYRDFARKLYESGWAYYCECDPEDVERRRREAQKAGLKPRYDRRCRDKGLDPGPGRALRFRCPESGSTVLHDIVKGPIVFDNSELDDLVLIRRDGMPTYNFTVVVDDITMGITHVIRGDDHVNNTPKQILLYHALGAPLPVFAHVPMILGPDRTRLSKRHGATSVLAYRDMGYLPEAIVNYLARLGWSHGDQEIFSREELIEKFSLENIGTSASVFDIEKLRWLNGHYIRSKKPEELCALLKPFLQKCGYPPKPDEYILKAAITLQPRCSTLEELAQLMNFYMTDRFEYEESGVKKFFVPEILPILEDIVEYLEQIEKLDEKELEVYFRNLAEKKGIKLKMIAQPVRLALTGRTASPGLFEIMSILGKEEVINRLKRACEYIRTGLMPVARSQ; from the coding sequence ATGGCGAAGGTGGTGACGCGATTTGCTCCAAGCCCTACAGGCTACCTGCATATAGGCGGTGCACGCACGGCTCTATTTAACTGGCTCTTCGCCCGGCATAACAACGGCACTTTCATACTCCGGATTGAAAACACCGATACTCAGAGATCCACCCAGGAGTACACTCAATCCATACTGGAGGCCCTGACCTGGTTGGGACTGAATTGGGACGAAGGCCCCTACTTTCAGACGGACCGTTTAGACATTTACCGTGACTTTGCCCGGAAGCTTTACGAATCCGGATGGGCTTATTACTGCGAGTGTGATCCGGAAGATGTGGAAAGAAGAAGGCGTGAGGCCCAAAAGGCGGGTCTAAAACCCAGATACGACAGGCGATGTCGCGATAAGGGGCTTGATCCCGGCCCCGGACGGGCACTTCGTTTTAGATGCCCCGAAAGCGGTTCAACCGTTCTGCACGATATTGTTAAGGGTCCTATCGTTTTTGATAATTCGGAACTCGACGATCTAGTTCTCATACGTCGCGACGGTATGCCAACATACAACTTCACCGTGGTGGTGGACGACATAACAATGGGTATAACCCATGTAATTCGCGGTGATGACCATGTTAATAATACTCCAAAACAAATTCTACTGTACCACGCACTGGGTGCTCCGTTACCGGTCTTTGCGCATGTTCCCATGATTCTTGGACCGGATCGGACCAGACTCTCCAAGCGACACGGAGCAACATCCGTATTGGCCTACAGGGACATGGGTTATCTACCGGAAGCCATCGTCAATTACCTGGCGAGGCTCGGCTGGTCTCACGGCGACCAGGAAATCTTTTCCCGCGAAGAGCTTATAGAAAAGTTTTCTCTGGAAAACATCGGAACATCTGCCAGCGTATTCGACATTGAGAAACTGAGGTGGCTTAACGGGCATTACATCAGAAGCAAAAAGCCGGAAGAGTTGTGCGCACTCCTCAAGCCTTTTTTGCAAAAGTGCGGCTATCCACCAAAGCCGGATGAATACATACTCAAAGCCGCCATAACGCTCCAGCCTCGATGTTCGACTCTTGAGGAACTGGCTCAATTGATGAACTTCTACATGACCGATCGGTTTGAATACGAAGAAAGCGGCGTTAAGAAATTCTTCGTCCCCGAAATTCTTCCGATACTTGAAGATATCGTGGAGTACCTGGAACAAATAGAAAAATTGGATGAAAAGGAGCTGGAGGTTTACTTTCGGAATCTTGCAGAAAAGAAAGGAATTAAATTAAAAATGATAGCACAGCCGGTAAGGCTGGCTCTCACAGGGCGAACGGCCAGTCCGGGACTGTTTGAAATAATGTCGATTCTCGGGAAAGAAGAGGTTATAAACAGGCTGAAACGAGCCTGCGAATATATACGCACGGGGCTGATGCCCGTTGCCCGGAGTCAATAA
- the elbB gene encoding isoprenoid biosynthesis glyoxalase ElbB, whose product MPRIGVLLSGCGVYDGTEIHEAVLTLLALDRAGAEIVCMAPDMEQYHVINHLTQEVMNETRNVLVESARIARGNIKNLGEVSADEIDGLIIPGGFGAAKNLSDFAFRGPDATVHPEVKRLIRELVEAGKPIGAICIAPAVVTAALSDIRPEVTIGFDEATASAIEKMGGVHHNCPVHDFHVDEKHKIVTTPAYMLGPSIKDVAMGIEKLVNKVIELCQS is encoded by the coding sequence ATGCCCAGGATAGGAGTTCTTTTGTCTGGATGTGGGGTGTACGACGGTACCGAGATTCACGAAGCCGTCCTCACTCTGCTTGCCCTTGACAGAGCGGGTGCCGAAATAGTCTGCATGGCTCCGGACATGGAACAGTACCATGTTATAAACCATCTGACCCAGGAAGTGATGAATGAAACCAGGAATGTACTTGTAGAATCTGCCAGAATTGCCCGTGGAAATATAAAAAACCTTGGAGAAGTATCCGCCGATGAGATAGACGGTCTTATAATTCCGGGAGGATTCGGGGCGGCCAAGAATCTGAGTGATTTTGCTTTCAGGGGCCCTGATGCTACGGTACATCCCGAGGTGAAGCGTTTGATCAGGGAACTAGTTGAAGCAGGGAAGCCCATAGGTGCCATATGCATCGCTCCTGCGGTTGTCACTGCGGCCCTATCCGATATCAGACCCGAAGTAACCATTGGCTTTGATGAGGCAACGGCTTCCGCTATAGAAAAGATGGGCGGCGTTCATCACAACTGCCCCGTGCACGATTTTCATGTCGATGAAAAACACAAAATTGTGACCACTCCGGCATATATGCTGGGGCCGAGCATAAAAGACGTTGCGATGGGTATTGAAAAACTGGTCAACAAAGTCATAGAACTCTGCCAGAGTTAA
- a CDS encoding rhodanese-like domain-containing protein has product MSWEIPIFPQEIEEIFPEELQELMRNPRGSVFLLDVRQPQEYHKEHLPGASLIPLPELPDRADELPRDTTIVVYCGSGKRSHIAARILKEAGFELVKNLKGGMGAWIGPRAFGEVRSWQRFLKGNESPGELIKLAYLMENNLEAFYIGLSGSDHYPEELRKTLGLLAGFEKSHKELLTRLYREEVGTSISIESFALDILEGGVGAGDIEATLSLSPDRPDEVLEFALTVEAQAYDFYYRCLTEWKDDKGKKVLSELAQAEKKHMRIVGDLMDRFSG; this is encoded by the coding sequence ATGAGTTGGGAAATTCCTATTTTCCCACAGGAAATTGAGGAAATTTTTCCGGAAGAGCTTCAAGAGCTTATGAGGAATCCCCGGGGTTCCGTGTTCCTCCTGGATGTAAGACAACCTCAGGAATATCATAAGGAACACCTCCCGGGAGCAAGCTTAATTCCATTGCCCGAGTTACCCGACAGGGCAGATGAGCTTCCCCGGGACACCACCATCGTTGTTTACTGTGGTTCAGGGAAGAGAAGCCACATTGCCGCCCGAATTCTAAAAGAAGCCGGCTTTGAATTGGTAAAAAATCTAAAAGGAGGTATGGGAGCCTGGATCGGGCCTAGAGCTTTTGGTGAAGTGCGCTCCTGGCAAAGGTTCCTGAAGGGCAACGAATCTCCCGGTGAACTTATCAAACTTGCCTATCTCATGGAAAATAATCTCGAGGCGTTTTACATCGGCCTTTCCGGCTCTGATCATTATCCCGAAGAATTACGTAAGACCCTCGGTCTTCTTGCCGGATTCGAGAAATCTCACAAAGAATTGCTGACCCGCCTTTATCGGGAAGAAGTGGGAACTTCTATCTCCATTGAGAGCTTTGCCCTGGACATCCTTGAAGGTGGTGTTGGAGCCGGGGATATTGAGGCCACGTTGAGCCTGTCTCCCGATCGCCCTGATGAGGTTCTGGAGTTTGCTCTGACCGTTGAAGCTCAGGCTTACGACTTTTACTACAGGTGCCTGACGGAATGGAAGGATGATAAGGGTAAAAAAGTACTTTCGGAATTGGCACAGGCCGAGAAAAAACACATGAGGATAGTTGGTGATTTGATGGATCGTTTTTCGGGATAG
- a CDS encoding TIGR01777 family oxidoreductase: MKIFMTGGLGFVGSYLTSYFLSKNYRITVVGLQPERPESLDSSVSYVYGDTTKKGEWMSLIGDHDVVINLAGASIFQRWNRRVKQVIMESRVKTTENVVEALPSDGSVVLISTSAVGYYGDGGERILREDDGPGRDFLSQVCVAWEQAALRAQQKGSRVVVTRFGIVLGKHGGALVQMLRPFRYGLGAVMGSGNQWFSWIHIEDLAGAMEFIIGESSLSGPVNLCAPNPVRNRELTRTIAHYMGKPAFLRLPGWLLRLVLGEMSNALTVSQRVIPDKLLRYGFRFKYPDIDEALRAILVGN, translated from the coding sequence ATGAAGATATTCATGACCGGTGGGCTGGGCTTTGTTGGGAGTTACCTTACAAGCTATTTCCTTTCAAAGAATTACCGGATCACCGTTGTGGGGTTACAGCCTGAAAGGCCCGAAAGCCTGGATTCTTCCGTTTCTTATGTCTATGGAGACACCACGAAAAAGGGAGAGTGGATGAGTCTTATAGGAGATCACGACGTGGTTATCAATCTTGCCGGAGCTTCCATCTTCCAGCGCTGGAACAGGCGAGTCAAGCAGGTGATTATGGAGTCTCGTGTGAAGACCACCGAAAACGTGGTTGAAGCACTTCCTTCTGACGGCTCTGTGGTTCTCATAAGCACTTCGGCGGTGGGTTATTATGGGGATGGTGGTGAGAGGATTCTGAGAGAAGATGATGGGCCCGGCAGGGATTTCCTTTCTCAGGTCTGTGTGGCCTGGGAACAGGCTGCACTGAGAGCACAACAGAAGGGATCTCGTGTTGTCGTTACCAGATTCGGCATCGTTCTGGGGAAGCATGGTGGAGCTCTTGTGCAAATGTTAAGGCCCTTTCGCTACGGACTGGGAGCGGTAATGGGAAGCGGGAATCAGTGGTTTTCCTGGATCCATATTGAAGACCTTGCAGGGGCGATGGAATTTATAATCGGGGAAAGTTCACTCTCAGGGCCGGTAAATCTATGCGCTCCAAATCCCGTAAGGAACAGGGAATTAACCAGAACGATTGCACACTACATGGGCAAACCCGCTTTTTTGAGGTTACCGGGGTGGCTTCTGAGGCTGGTTCTTGGAGAGATGAGCAACGCCTTAACGGTCAGTCAGAGGGTTATTCCCGATAAGCTGCTCCGTTACGGTTTCAGGTTTAAATACCCTGATATTGATGAAGCCTTGAGGGCTATACTGGTGGGCAATTGA
- a CDS encoding DUF4405 domain-containing protein, producing MQKNTVKFILDSLLFLTATSTAALGLLLGFVIPKGGRVGPEEKFFLGLHRHEWGDIHLFLGISMLVILTLHLWLNWSWIKGSAQKYFGAKWSRFLLTLCGGWIAVLIAGWIIMH from the coding sequence ATGCAAAAGAATACCGTCAAGTTTATACTCGATTCGCTTTTATTTCTTACCGCAACATCAACTGCCGCACTGGGCCTGTTGCTGGGCTTTGTCATTCCAAAAGGAGGCAGGGTGGGCCCGGAAGAAAAATTCTTTCTCGGGTTGCATCGTCATGAGTGGGGCGATATCCATTTGTTCCTCGGAATTTCCATGCTTGTTATATTGACCTTACATTTGTGGCTCAACTGGTCGTGGATTAAAGGATCCGCACAGAAATATTTTGGGGCTAAGTGGAGCCGTTTCCTGCTGACCTTATGTGGAGGATGGATTGCCGTTTTGATTGCAGGGTGGATCATAATGCACTAA
- the lpxC gene encoding UDP-3-O-acyl-N-acetylglucosamine deacetylase gives MGASALYQHTLKDVVKLSGIGLHTGARTRIYLKPAPSDTGILLSRTDKQCASPLRALCDVVTKSYFATTIGFNGTGISTVEHLLAALFGCGVDNVVIEVEGPEIPICDGSAKNYVEAILKTGLKRQNAPRSFAAVANPVVYREGDALLEARPSDELIIEYSIEFDHPCIGYQYKQWKFGIGNFIREIAPARTFGFLKDVEKLQSQGLALGGSLENAIVFGEGKILNHEGLRFPDECVRHKVLDFIGDILLLGKPVIGHFRIHKGGHALHHKFLRKLIPHLVELPRSELPLGALEAFTEPKEYEKILTPPSEIEEGLSSVACE, from the coding sequence GTGGGGGCGAGCGCTCTTTACCAGCATACTCTTAAGGATGTTGTGAAACTGTCCGGAATCGGTCTTCACACGGGTGCAAGGACAAGGATCTATTTGAAACCAGCCCCATCCGACACGGGTATTCTCCTTTCCAGAACGGATAAACAATGTGCTTCACCCTTAAGGGCTCTTTGTGACGTGGTCACAAAGTCTTACTTTGCCACAACAATTGGATTCAACGGAACGGGAATTTCGACGGTGGAGCACCTCCTTGCGGCTTTATTCGGATGCGGTGTTGACAACGTTGTCATAGAAGTAGAGGGCCCGGAGATCCCGATTTGCGACGGAAGCGCAAAAAATTACGTAGAAGCCATTTTAAAAACAGGCCTGAAGCGTCAGAACGCGCCGAGGTCTTTTGCGGCCGTGGCAAATCCGGTAGTGTACCGTGAAGGAGACGCCTTACTGGAAGCAAGGCCCTCAGATGAACTCATCATAGAGTATTCCATCGAGTTCGATCACCCCTGCATAGGTTATCAATACAAGCAGTGGAAGTTCGGCATAGGCAACTTTATAAGAGAAATTGCTCCGGCCAGAACCTTTGGCTTCCTGAAAGACGTGGAAAAGTTACAAAGCCAGGGGCTGGCGCTGGGAGGATCGCTGGAAAACGCCATAGTTTTCGGTGAGGGCAAGATACTCAACCACGAAGGGCTGAGATTCCCCGATGAATGCGTGCGTCATAAGGTTCTCGACTTTATAGGCGACATACTTCTACTGGGAAAACCCGTAATCGGACACTTCAGGATTCATAAAGGCGGTCATGCTCTTCACCATAAATTTCTCAGGAAACTGATACCACACCTTGTTGAACTTCCCCGATCGGAGTTACCGCTCGGGGCTCTGGAAGCCTTTACGGAGCCGAAAGAGTATGAAAAAATACTTACACCCCCATCGGAAATAGAGGAAGGTTTAAGCAGCGTAGCCTGTGAATGA
- a CDS encoding TolC family protein encodes MAGNVRVYLVIALILSNFFLTFITPSRATETLTLDRAIEEAIANNSIIKQAIERQRAATEAVKSARADFLPKFSAQYSYTHLKDAPYSIFTIPFIPAPTMKVAVGNRDTVEWYLRATQPIFTGFALITKLKMANLELDTRQMEREQAILDVARDVKVAYFRLLLAEHYLDVAGDEVSALKAHEKDAERFYEQGLIPHNDLLKSRVARAQSEQKLEVARSNLEIARAALNSLLQRDLLDPLHVEDIRGVPEESFTLEGLFSEALEKRPEVKLLKLAVHKTDLAADLAKSEYYPKVYAVAQYAQEGEGLLASSNDYQNDHNFAVGVNITWNFFEWGKTYAEVNKWLREKKALEYSLEEAIKNIKLQVKDAYEKLLVARKNIITAESALEQARENFRITNLQYQQNVTTSTEVLDARTFLTQAEVNYYNALYGYHIARAELERAVGRK; translated from the coding sequence ATGGCTGGAAATGTAAGGGTTTATCTTGTTATCGCTCTGATCCTTTCAAACTTTTTCCTAACTTTCATAACACCCTCCCGCGCAACAGAAACGCTAACCCTTGATAGGGCGATCGAGGAAGCAATTGCGAATAATTCGATAATCAAGCAGGCCATTGAGCGTCAGAGAGCCGCGACGGAAGCCGTCAAAAGCGCCAGGGCCGATTTTCTCCCCAAGTTTTCGGCTCAATATTCCTACACGCATTTGAAGGATGCCCCTTATTCCATTTTTACGATTCCCTTTATCCCGGCGCCCACGATGAAGGTCGCCGTGGGTAACAGGGACACGGTGGAATGGTATCTCAGGGCAACCCAGCCGATCTTTACCGGGTTTGCCCTGATCACGAAATTAAAAATGGCTAACCTGGAGCTGGACACACGTCAAATGGAACGAGAGCAGGCTATACTGGATGTTGCCCGTGACGTGAAGGTAGCTTATTTCCGTTTGCTCCTGGCGGAGCATTACCTTGATGTGGCCGGAGACGAAGTCTCGGCACTAAAGGCCCACGAAAAGGACGCAGAACGCTTTTACGAGCAGGGACTTATTCCTCATAATGACCTGCTTAAATCCAGAGTGGCCAGAGCTCAGTCCGAACAAAAGCTGGAAGTTGCAAGAAGCAATCTGGAAATTGCAAGGGCGGCTTTGAATTCCCTGCTTCAGAGAGATCTCCTTGATCCTCTTCATGTGGAAGACATCAGGGGTGTGCCGGAAGAGAGCTTCACGCTGGAAGGCCTTTTTTCTGAAGCCCTGGAAAAACGCCCCGAAGTTAAATTGCTTAAGCTTGCCGTTCACAAAACCGATCTGGCGGCAGACCTTGCAAAAAGTGAGTACTATCCCAAGGTTTATGCAGTCGCCCAATACGCCCAGGAAGGGGAAGGGTTACTGGCCTCGAGCAATGATTATCAGAACGATCATAACTTCGCGGTGGGTGTAAACATCACCTGGAACTTCTTCGAATGGGGGAAAACTTATGCTGAGGTAAACAAGTGGTTAAGGGAAAAGAAAGCGCTGGAGTACAGCCTTGAAGAAGCAATCAAAAACATAAAGCTTCAGGTAAAGGACGCTTACGAAAAGCTTCTGGTTGCTCGAAAAAACATAATTACGGCAGAATCGGCACTTGAGCAGGCCAGGGAAAACTTTCGCATAACAAACCTTCAGTACCAGCAGAATGTTACAACCTCTACAGAGGTGCTGGATGCCAGAACATTTTTGACCCAGGCCGAAGTCAATTACTATAATGCTCTGTACGGCTATCACATAGCCAGAGCCGAACTGGAAAGGGCCGTCGGAAGAAAATAA